The DNA segment GCATACGCACCTTGTATTCGTGAGTGAACACGAGACTCTCCGGTATTTGGTAGGCTGGGGTAAGGGCGAACCTTGTGTTCGCCCAATCATTTGGACAGACAAGAGTGTCTGTCCTACGGGAGTAGTTTACTGACATCTTCATTCCACGAACGACGTTTTGCGACAGAAGAAAATATTCGGTAATTTCTGCTGTATAAACAATAGGTGCGTAATGGCAAAGCAAGTGGAAATTCCTTCTCCTCTTATCATATCACTGGGTGAATATTCACCGGAAATCCATGAATCGGCATGGATTGCACCCAATGCCGTTGTGGTTGGTCGAGTGAAAATCGGTGCGCATAGTTCGGTCTGGTTCAATGTTACGATTCGTGGCGATGTCGACGACATCACCATCGGGGAGCGTTCCAACATCCAAGATGGAACGGTCATTCACGTCGATAAGGATTTCCCCACAACCATCGGAGACAATGTCACAGTGGGACACAATGCAATCCTACACGGTTGTACCGTGGAAGACGAAGCGTTAATCGGAATCGGGTCGATTGTTTTGAATGGCGCGGTGATCCAAAAGAAAGCAATGGTAGGCGCGGGAGCAGTCGTACCACCTGGTATGATTGTTCCGAGTGGTAGTGTTGTGATGGGGATGCCAGCAAAAGTAAAGCGTGAGTTAACCGAGGAAGAAAAAGCTCATCTATGGGATAACGCGGATCACTATGTACAAAACGCAATCCGTTTCCACGACGAGTTACAATAGATCGTGTAGCACATGTTTAGATAAATGGGCGTCAACGACGCCCATTTCTGTTTAGTTTTGACTTTTATATTGCCAAGTATTGTGGCTTTCTTCGTACTCATACTCAGATTCCAAGGACTTCCCTTCCTTAGCGACAAAATCTACTGCTTCGAGCAATATCTGAAAGTCCTCTTCGGTAACCGTCGCTCCCAGCGAAATTCTCACCCATCCCGGTTTTGCTGCACTCCGTCCATGATCGAGCAGATCGCGGATAAACTTGCTATGCATCTCATCGATGTGGAGCAATTCATGACCGTAGGGACCAGCACACATGCAACCACCGCGGACTTGAATACCGTATCGGTCGTTCAACAGCGCCACTGCAAGCTCGTGGTGTATTCCTTTAAAGATAACCGATACTATACCCAACCGCTTCGTATCGAGTCTACCTAACAGTATTAAGTTCGGATTTCCTTGCCAACGATTGATCGCTCGTTTTAAATAATCGCTTTCGATTGCTTCAATCCGCGCAATCCCGATTCGTTCTTTCAAATCGAAAACTAAACCGGCTTGGATCGATTGCATGATTGGGGGAGTACCGCCAGTTTCTCGCGAAGTAATATCTGGCAGATAGCGATGATCCCACGGTGAAGTGTACAAAACTGTACCGCCGCCCGGTTCGATGGGAGTTGTGTTTTGAAAAAGCGCCCGGTTGGCAATCAATAAACCGGGAGTGCGTGGTCCGCCGATGCATTTATGGGTCGAGATAAAAACCGCATCTTTCGCTGACTCCTCGTCGGGATGCATATCGATGGCAACATGCGGCGCGGCAGCGGCATAATCGAAAAAGGCGAAGGCACCATATCGATGCAACACCCGGGCGATTGCGGTCGTGTCGTTTCGGATTCCTGTCACATTGGAGGCGGCACTGAACGTTCCAATAATCATCCGCGTACCGGCATGTTTCTTAAGCAGCTCTTCCAAATGGTTGAGGTCGAGCGTACCGTCCGGTTGGAATGCCACATATTCTAAATCGGCGATGGTTTCCCGCCACGCGATATCATTGGAATGATGTTCCATTAAAGAACGCATCACAAGTGGACGTTTCTGCAAATTGGCGAATTCTGATTTACACCAGTCGGGCATTCGTAATCCAAGAACATGGATCAAACGGTTAATCGCACCAGTTGAACCACAGCCGACGGGAATCAGGATGTCGTCGTCGGTTGCGTTTACGTAGTGTGCGATTTTCTGGAAGGCATTGTGATAATACCCGGTGATGATGCGGGCGGTTGCGCTTGTTTCGCTATGCGTATTCGCCATGTACGGCAACGCATTCTCGTTCAACTCCTCTTCAATGTCTTTATGAAACCGGCCGGAGGCGGTAAAGTCGAAGTACTTGATTTTTTGCTCGCCGAACGGAGTTTGAATTTTCCCATCGCAGCCGATGACGCGGGATTGCACATGGTTACGAAATGCCATTTCGTCAGCAGTTGTGGTGGCATGGTAGGGCTTGAGCGGATGATGCTGGGTTAGTGAAACTAACCTGCCGGATGGGAAAAGAAAGGGTGTGTAACTATCCATTCGGAAACCTCTGAGCTGTGCGAGTGCAATATAGAAAACCGAACCGGAAAGAGAAAGGCAATCGGCATCGGATTGAGAAGAATCCGCTTCTTCGCACCACGATGCTCAAGATATCATGCAACCGGTTATAAAAGGCGTTGCTACTTGTGATCGATTTGCTCGAATTGCGGTTTTAGATCGTGGTAGGCGGCTTCCAACGAATCGCTGATGACCCGTGTGCTGCTGAGTACCGGCATGAAATTCGTGTCCCCCGCCCATCTTGGCACGACATGGTAATGCAAATGGTCGGCAATACCTGCTCCGGCGATTCGACCGATGTTCATCCCGATATTGAAACCCTGCGGCTTTGCGGTATTAGATAATGCATCACAGGCAGCGGCAAGCAAGTGTCCCAACTCAATGTGTTCATCGGTGGAGAGCAAATTCATCGCTGCGATATGGCGATAGGGAACGACCATCATGTGACCGTTGGTGTAGGGGAACTTGTTCAACATGACGAATGCGAGCTTCCCCCGATAGAGAATAAGATTCGCTTCGTCGGTTGTTTCGGCGGTGATGCGGCAGAACAAGCACCCATCGCAAAGCTCGCTCGCCGATTTGATATACGCCATCCGCCACGGCGCCCAGAGTCGTTCCATGTCACCCTCTTCACAAGTAAACAATGATAACGAAAAAAAGTGCGAAAAGAAACGGCATTACTGCTCCGAAACCAGCTATCACAACGATACTTGGGGGTAGTTTAGCAATCTCTGAAGTAAGTGATCTAATCAAAAAAATTATTGGAAGAGGAAAAAGTACTTTGATTTTACGATGTGTGTTGGTAATTTGTATGAGTACAGTAAACTAATATAT comes from the bacterium genome and includes:
- a CDS encoding gamma carbonic anhydrase family protein; the encoded protein is MAKQVEIPSPLIISLGEYSPEIHESAWIAPNAVVVGRVKIGAHSSVWFNVTIRGDVDDITIGERSNIQDGTVIHVDKDFPTTIGDNVTVGHNAILHGCTVEDEALIGIGSIVLNGAVIQKKAMVGAGAVVPPGMIVPSGSVVMGMPAKVKRELTEEEKAHLWDNADHYVQNAIRFHDELQ
- a CDS encoding HIT domain-containing protein, whose amino-acid sequence is MERLWAPWRMAYIKSASELCDGCLFCRITAETTDEANLILYRGKLAFVMLNKFPYTNGHMMVVPYRHIAAMNLLSTDEHIELGHLLAAACDALSNTAKPQGFNIGMNIGRIAGAGIADHLHYHVVPRWAGDTNFMPVLSSTRVISDSLEAAYHDLKPQFEQIDHK
- a CDS encoding aminotransferase class V-fold PLP-dependent enzyme produces the protein MDSYTPFLFPSGRLVSLTQHHPLKPYHATTTADEMAFRNHVQSRVIGCDGKIQTPFGEQKIKYFDFTASGRFHKDIEEELNENALPYMANTHSETSATARIITGYYHNAFQKIAHYVNATDDDILIPVGCGSTGAINRLIHVLGLRMPDWCKSEFANLQKRPLVMRSLMEHHSNDIAWRETIADLEYVAFQPDGTLDLNHLEELLKKHAGTRMIIGTFSAASNVTGIRNDTTAIARVLHRYGAFAFFDYAAAAPHVAIDMHPDEESAKDAVFISTHKCIGGPRTPGLLIANRALFQNTTPIEPGGGTVLYTSPWDHRYLPDITSRETGGTPPIMQSIQAGLVFDLKERIGIARIEAIESDYLKRAINRWQGNPNLILLGRLDTKRLGIVSVIFKGIHHELAVALLNDRYGIQVRGGCMCAGPYGHELLHIDEMHSKFIRDLLDHGRSAAKPGWVRISLGATVTEEDFQILLEAVDFVAKEGKSLESEYEYEESHNTWQYKSQN